The following coding sequences are from one Microtus pennsylvanicus isolate mMicPen1 chromosome 1, mMicPen1.hap1, whole genome shotgun sequence window:
- the LOC142849346 gene encoding disks large homolog 5-like produces the protein MNKVDTLTLQLQMMTQERNELRGILANYTNKDLNNRLNFELEMVNMEHKKVMLDLQKFPMEMREALYKCKELTEETVSDSILHNQLLNERTQLKKKVSMLREENRKLWREQISMQVACEKVKNLYEKTDEKFCELCDELDKKQDILVERRQFRLKLRDLVTKHIEMAEKLQNPFAVSQMSSALEN, from the exons ATGAACAAGGTGGATACGCTGACCCTGCAGCTTCAGATGATGACCCAAGAAAGGAATGAACTTCGTGGAATTCTGGCTAATTATACCAACAAGGATTTGAACAACAG GCTAAATTTTGAGTTGGAGATGGTGAATATGGAGCATAAGAAAGTGATGTTGGATCTACAGAAATTCCCCATGGAGATGAGAGAGGCCTTGTACAAgtgcaaggagctgactgaggaaACTGTCTCTGACAG CATCCTCCACAACCAGCTCCTGAATGAGCGAACTCAgttgaagaaaaaagtgagcaTGTTGAGAGAGGAGAACCGAAAGCTATGGAGGGAGCAGATTTCAATGCAAGTGGCCTGTGAGAAGGTGAAGAATCTCTATGAAAAGACCGATGAGAAGTTCTGTGAGCTATGTGATGAGTTGGATAAG aaacaggatatATTGGTGGAAAGACGACAATTCCGGCTGAAGCTGAGGGATCTGGTCACCAAACATATAGAAATGGCTGAAAAGCTGCAGAATCCCTTCGctgtctcccagatgag